The Deltaproteobacteria bacterium genome contains the following window.
CTGTGGGCCGAAGGCCCGTCTGCTCCAGTCCCGCCAAGCGGGATTCGCCCGCCGCAGGCGTAGAACACGCTGCCCTCAGAAGCGAGCACATTCCTCCCGACCGCCCACCTAAACTCCCAATTTTCGATTATGCAACGCCCATAACTATATAAAAGCCGGTTTTTTATTTATTACCGCCTGCGGTCGGGAGGAACACCAAGCTCAACCGCGGCAGACTACCGCCGTCGGCTGCAGCGATTTGTTCGCCTTCCGATCTTCTTCTTCAGTTCAGCTATTCCAATAGTCGGTGCAGCTTTTTCCGCCTCTTTGGCTTCTCTGAGGCAACGAAGATCGTCGTAGTCCTCGAGTTCCTCTTGAACCTTCAGGAATTCCTCATAGGGTAGAACGGCGTACTCTTTCTTCCCGTTTTTCTTAATAATCTGGGCACGTAAAGAAACCATTTCATCAACCTCCATTCATCGGTACGCTTCACGACGATGCCGAATCCGATAAATGATAATCGTTTCCCCTTCAATCTCAAACAAAACCCTGAAGTCCCCAACACGCAAGCGATACTCAGGGGTAAAATTTGTGAGCCGCTTGACATCTCCCCTCAAATCATCGCTCATCTCTTCAATTCGCGCTAGGACGCGGCCCTGAATCCGGGAAGGCAGACCTTCAATGTCTTTTATTGCCCTGGGTTTGAATCGAACGTCATATCTCATTGGTTCAGTGCTTTTGATCCATCTTGTTTAATATTGGCGAACGCTCGGACTCAGCGGCCCGAGCGTAGCGAGGGTCCACCTGCAGGCCTTTGTTCGGCTTTCCTCTTCCTCTTGATAATTGCCGCTAGACTGCGAAGGGCATCGTTTACCGATTCGTGGTCGGGAAAATACTCCGCCACGTCGGGGTCAATAACTACGACGTTGGTGCCCTCGGCATACCGCTTCGCATATTTACCGCGGACTCCGTCACTGAAGTCGTATTCTTCGAGCATCTCTAGATCATTCTTCATATCGGATTCTCTGGTGTTGCTACACCGGCAACTTCGAGCTTGGAGAGAGTTGATAGGGGCATGGGCGTATTATATCATGCTTTAAAGGGATTGGTCTTCATTATTGCTGTGCTAACGAGCCCTCAGACGCGAGCACGTTCCTCCGGAACACCATGATCTACACTCATGTCGCCTCGAAAAATATACTGGGGATCAGGAGTCCTTTCGATCATCAAGTTTATCGTCCCATATTTTTTCCGCTTCGATGATATGTACAACTTTCCATCCTCTCCCCTGCAGGCTGCCTCCGATGAATCTTCGATGGCAGCGCCAGGGCAGGCGTTCCGCACAAAGGATGGCGCAACGACAACGCGAAGCCATCCGCTCTAAAAGCTCCATGCCTACCAGGTATTCAAGAGTCTGGGTATAAGCCTCATAACCCCCCTTGCGGTACCCTCCCAGTTCCTTTCCTAAATAGTAATACCCGAATCCCTGTTCACCCAAAGATTGCAACAGGGTCTCTTTCTTGAAGTGAGGGAATTTACTGGTAGGAAAGCTGCGCACGTCCACCACCATCTCGATGGCATAAAATTTCAGCAGCTTTACAAATTCGTCAAGGGTCCGGTTGCTGGTCCCCAAAGTAAATATAATTTTCTCCAATACCATAAAGCCTATCGCCTATTCCTTTTTTCTAAGTAACACACTTCCTCCGCTGGGGCAAGAATTTAGTAGAAAGTCCCGGGGGTTGGTGGTATATTTTTACGGGGAAGGGGTGCAAAGAAATTTGGAAGGGATTTTGAGCAGAGGAAGACTTGCGGCCGTGGATGCTATCGGCCGATGGATGAATGATAAGTTACACTATTATCTCGATCTCTCCACCCTCCTTTATCTGGCCTTCAAAGAAATAGTCGCCGAGAGGGAAAAGGGTTTTTCCCTGGTCTTGGAAATTACTCTGCGCCAGATCTATTTCACCGGCGTGGAAGCCCTGAAGGTTGTCACCCTGGTTTCTCTGGCCCTGGGGACGATCGTCATCGTGGAAGTGGGAAGCCAAATGGCCCTTCTCGGGGGAGTACAATTCATCAGCACCATCCTGGTTGTGGTGATCATCCGGGAGTTAGGGCCTCTGCTCACCGCTATCATCGTGATCGGTCGGTCGGGAACGGCCATTGCCGCCGAGTTGGGGAATATGATCGTTGCCCATGAATTGGAAGCCATCCGGGTTATGGGAATCAACCCGGTTTATTTTATCGTTACCCCCCGGATCATCGGGGTAACCATCGCGGTCATCTGTCTGACCATTTATTTCAACGCCGTGGCCCTACTGGGAGGCTTCGTCGTCTCCAAGTTAATCTTGCCTGCGGATTTACCCGTGTTCCTGAGAGAGTTGATGGTCTCCCTCACGGTTACTGACCTGGTTTTGGCAATCTTGAAAAGTGCCGCCTTCGGCCTGCTGATCGCTTTGACCTGCACCTATCACGGGCTGACGGTGCGCTACTC
Protein-coding sequences here:
- a CDS encoding type II toxin-antitoxin system Phd/YefM family antitoxin; protein product: MVSLRAQIIKKNGKKEYAVLPYEEFLKVQEELEDYDDLRCLREAKEAEKAAPTIGIAELKKKIGRRTNRCSRRR
- a CDS encoding type II toxin-antitoxin system RelE/ParE family toxin, whose protein sequence is MRYDVRFKPRAIKDIEGLPSRIQGRVLARIEEMSDDLRGDVKRLTNFTPEYRLRVGDFRVLFEIEGETIIIYRIRHRREAYR
- a CDS encoding DUF488 domain-containing protein; translated protein: MVLEKIIFTLGTSNRTLDEFVKLLKFYAIEMVVDVRSFPTSKFPHFKKETLLQSLGEQGFGYYYLGKELGGYRKGGYEAYTQTLEYLVGMELLERMASRCRCAILCAERLPWRCHRRFIGGSLQGRGWKVVHIIEAEKIWDDKLDDRKDS
- a CDS encoding ABC transporter permease codes for the protein MSRGRLAAVDAIGRWMNDKLHYYLDLSTLLYLAFKEIVAEREKGFSLVLEITLRQIYFTGVEALKVVTLVSLALGTIVIVEVGSQMALLGGVQFISTILVVVIIRELGPLLTAIIVIGRSGTAIAAELGNMIVAHELEAIRVMGINPVYFIVTPRIIGVTIAVICLTIYFNAVALLGGFVVSKLILPADLPVFLRELMVSLTVTDLVLAILKSAAFGLLIALTCTYHGLTVRYSSIEVPQVATRGVVSAILSIILFNVLLTLLFYL